One segment of Ziziphus jujuba cultivar Dongzao chromosome 12, ASM3175591v1 DNA contains the following:
- the LOC132800311 gene encoding uncharacterized protein LOC132800311 yields MELKKIVHPGEKHDLSYEEGILPLSQTCNKCDQPVSRDYYRCTLSVECEYYLHKECTELEDLPMEYHPLHPQHPLIIHSNFPSDKSFVCGFCGETKQSRQVYQCSQKQCDFYLDTRCVRSFIKKPELLYKYQIQHVFHDHENHRLSPCIFDIHDQISINCAGCQRSIYLGTWAYKCTGCRFYVHTQCSQVPKEVHHCSHPQHPLVLLPHQTSDDQQLGCLRCRASINDEFYLQCTQCPTIALDLKCYFNIRPTLKYEAHEHPLVYCFRTYDAELSCYVCHTPCDRDSFRCFACNFTIHSDCLALPYTVEHDDHVHPLTLTGSFKQDGNPTTYYCDICEKRRNLDQGIYLCKECSFIAHFECALSLSTAQEEKYAYEPWRQKLEDEEQEDMTLTNENLCLDILDELNEELQSVNDVVEQLIITKRRGEQLTKKLQEFDEKHANAEDLLRRLKQSVRGTNSN; encoded by the exons ATGGAGCTCAAGAAAATAGTCCATCCAGGGGAGAAACATGATCTGAGTTATGAAGAGGGAATACTACCCTTGTCTCAAACATGCAATAAGTGCGATCAGCCGGTGTCAAGAGACTACTACAGATGCACATTATCCGTGGAATGTGAGTATTACCTACACAAAGAATGCACTGAATTGGAAGATCTACCCATGGAATACCACCCTCTGCACCCACAACATCCTTTAATTATCCACTCCAACTTTCCTTCTGATAAAAGCTTCGTATGCGGCTTCTGTGGCGAAACAAAACAATCAAGGCAGGTTTATCAATGTAGTCAGAAACAGTGTGATTTCTACCTCGACACTAGATGTGTAAGAAGTTTTATAAAAAAGCCGGAATTACTTTACAAGTATCAGATTCAGCATGTCTTTCATGATCATGAAAACCATCGGTTGTCTCCTTGTATATTTGACATCCACGACCAAATTTCAATTAACTGTGCTGGATGTCAGCGTTCCATTTACCTGGGAACATGGGCCTACAAATGTACTGGATGCCGCTTCTATGTCcacacacaatgttcacaagTCCCTAAAGAGGTCCATCACTGTTCTCATCCACAGCACCCTCTTGTGCTGCTTCCTCATCAAACTTCTGATGATCAACAATTAGGCTGCTTGAGATGTCGAGCTTCAATCAACGATGAATTCTACCTCCAATGTACACAATGTCCTACTATCGCTCTCGACCTTAAATGCTATTTTAATATTAGGCCTACTCTGAAATACGAAGCTCACGAGCATCCTCTTGTATATTGTTTCCGCACATATGATGCTGAACTTAGCTGCTATGTCTGTCATACTCCTTGCGACCGCGACTCATTTCGTTGCTTCGCCTGCAATTTTACTATACATTCTGATTGCCTTGCCCTGCCATATACTGTTGAACATGATGACCATGTGCATCCCCTAACTCTTACCGGTTCATTTAAACAAGATGGTAATCCAACTACATATTACTGTgatatttgtgagaaaagaaGAAATCTTGATCAAggcatttatttatgtaaagaaTGTTCCTTCATCGCTCACTTTGAATGTGCTCTCTCTCTG agcACCGCACAGGAGGAGAAATATGCATATGAACCCTGGCGTCAAAAGCTAGAAGATGAGGAGCAAGAAGATATGACATTAACCAATGAAAACCTCTGTCTAGATATCCTGGATGAATTGAATGAGGAGCTTCAGAGTGTCAATGATGTGGTAGAACAACTAATCATCACAAAAAGAAGAGGAGAACAGCTGACAAAAAAGCTTCAGGAATTCGACGAGAAGCATGCAAACGCTGAAGATTTACTAAGACGATTGAAGCAAAGTGTTAGAGGAACTaattctaattaa
- the LOC107428263 gene encoding uncharacterized protein LOC107428263 translates to MYVYIHARERLIKQLVENMYVTRPLSLYRRSPECLTEPPPEGPNSGYLVLLDEEAETTVCFGLCKACYIGDLPFPQNKDLTIIYREGDNVNYEVLFIPVLNQPLSSKQYYVIRRKGKHKGKACTNSKEEDKSSCCCFPRVKDVKPRPLVPTDTYQQVEMFRSKCWGFSAKSVAPDGIPPDYLRTKGWDVRKATPKNYQLNEAAGLNSSLRNRLPHFNFSLFGTESSSKPVVIGKWYCPFAFVHEEEMELEDQMNTSTFYEVTLEQRWDKIFACDNTEMTKTKEVFVDVIVQKEEVFIGGVFGDGKDVISNGVMWFTTRSDGEGKEKRVGLSMLVVERMKWEEERVGWKAGGEGQVRLKNAVEFEGIDEYWTKFGCFVLVERFVFKRMDGSTVLTYDFKHTHQIRFKWE, encoded by the exons atgtatgtatatatacacgcaAGAGAAAGATTAATTAAGCAATTAGTAGAGAACATGTATGTGACAAGGCCTCTGTCACTGTATCGAAGGTCTCCTGAGTGTCTCACAGAGCCACCTCCAGAGGGTCCAAATTCTGGGTATCTTGTGCTCTTGGATGAAGAAGCCGAGACTACTGTTTGCTTTGGATTATGCAAGGCATGTTATATCGGAGACCTGCCGTTCCCTCAGAATAAGGATCTGACAATTATATATCGAGAAGGAGATAATGTCAATTATGAAGTTCTTTTCATTCCAGTTCTTAATCAGCCTTTATCCTCCAAGCAATACTATGTCATACGCCGGAAAGGGAAACATAAAGG GAAAGCATGCACAAATTCAAAGGAAGAGGACAAGTCCAGCTGCTGTTGCTTCCCTCGTGTTAAAGATGTTAAACCAAGACCATTGGTCCCCACAGACACTTACCAGCAAGTTGAGATGTTTCGTAGCAAGTGTTGGGGGTTTTCAGCAAAATCTGTTGCTCCAGATGGGATTCCTCCTGACTATTTGAGGACGAAAGGTTGGGATGTTCGTAAGGCAACACCCAAAAATTACCAACTAAATGAAGCTGCAGGCCTCAACTCTTCTCTTCGAAATCGTCTCCCACACTTCAACTTCTCATTATTTGGTACTGAATCATCTTCTAAACCGGTTGTTATTGGGAAGTGGTATTGTCCTTTTGCATTTGTACATGAAGAAGAAATGGAGTTGGAGGATCAGATGAATACGTCTACATTTTATGAAGTTACACTTGAGCAGAGATGGGATAAGATTTTTGCATGCGACAATACAGAGATGACGAAGACCAAGGAGGTTTTTGTAGATGTTATTGTTCAAAAGGAAGAGGTCTTCATTGGTGGAGTTTTTGGAGATGGTAAAGATGTGATCAGCAATGGGGTAATGTGGTTTACTACGAGGAGTGATGgtgaaggaaaagagaaaagagtGGGCTTGAGTATGTTAGTTGTTGAGAGAATGAAATGGGAGGAAGAAAGAGTTGGATGGAAGGCTGGTGGTGAAGGACAAGTGAGATTGAAGAATGCAGTGGAGTTTGAAGGAATAGATGAATATTGGACAAAATTTGGCTGTTTTGTGTTGGTGGAGAGGTTTGTGTTTAAAAGAATGGATGGAAGTACTGTGTTGACTTATGATTTTAAGCACACCCACCAGATTAGGTTCAAATGGGAATGA
- the LOC125418754 gene encoding uncharacterized protein LOC125418754: MYVHIHTRERLIKQLVENMYVTRPLSLYRRSPECLTEPPPEGPNSGYLVLLDEEAETTCCFGLCKACYIRDLPFPQNKDLTITYQEGEHYHANYEVLFIPVLNQPLSSKQYYVIRRKGKHKGKACTNSKEEDKSNCCCFPCVKDVKPRALEPTDTYQQVEISHSKCWGFSAKSVAPDGIPPYYLRRICWDVCKGTPKNYQLNEAAGLNSSLRNRLPHFNFSLLGSESSSEPVVVGKWYCPFAFVHEEEMELKDQMKRSTFYEVILEQRWDKIFACDNTEMTKTEVGFVDVIVQKEEVFIGGLVGDGKNVISNGVMWFTPGSDGEGKEKRVGLSMLVVERMKWEEERVGWKAGGEGQVRLKSAVEFEGIDEYWTKFGCFVLVERFVFKRMDGSTVLTYDFKHTHQIRFKWE; this comes from the exons atgtatgtacatatacaCACAAGAGAAAGATTAATTAAGCAATTAGTAGAGAACATGTATGTGACAAGGCCTCTGTCACTTTATAGAAGGTCTCCTGAGTGTCTCACAGAGCCACCTCCAGAGGGTCCAAATTCTGGGTATCTTGTACTCTTGGATGAAGAAGCTGAGACAACTTGTTGCTTTGGATTATGCAAGGCATGTTATATCAGAGACCTGCCGTTCCCTCAGAATAAGGATCTGACAATAACATATCAAGAAGGAGAACATTACCATGCCAATTATGAAGTTCTTTTCATTCCAGTTCTTAATCAGCCTTTATCCTCCAAGCAATACTATGTCATACGCCGGAAAGGGAAACATAAAGG GAAAGCATGCACAAATTCAAAGGAAGAGGACAAGTCCAACTGCTGTTGCTTCCCTTGTGTTAAAGATGTTAAACCAAGGGCATTGGAACCCACAGATACTTACCAGCAAGTTGAGATATCTCATAGCAAGTGTTGGGGGTTTTCAGCAAAATCTGTTGCTCCAGATGGGATTCCTCCTTACTATTTGAGGAGGATATGTTGGGATGTTTGTAAGGGAACACCCAAAAATTACCAACTAAATGAAGCTGCAGGCCTCAACTCTTCTCTTCGAAATCGTCTCCCACACTTCAACTTCTCCTTATTAGGTAGTGAATCATCTTCTGAACCAGTTGTTGTTGGGAAGTGGTATTGTCCTTTTGCATTTGTACATGAAGAAGAAATGGAGTTGAAGGATcagatgaagagatctacatttTATGAAGTTATACTTGAGCAGAGATGGGATAAGATTTTTGCATGCGATAATACAGAGATGACGAAGACCGAGGTGGGTTTTGTAGATGTTATTGTTCAAAAAGAAGAGGTCTTCATTGGTGGACTTGTTGGGGATGGTAAAAATGTGATCAGCAATGGGGTAATGTGGTTTACTCCGGGTAGTGATGgtgaaggaaaagagaaaagagtGGGCTTGAGTATGTTAGTTGTTGAGAGAATGAAATGGGAGGAAGAAAGAGTTGGATGGAAGGCTGGTGGAGAAGGACAAGTGAGATTGAAGAGTGCAGTGGAGTTTGAAGGAATAGATGAGTATTGGACAAAATTTGGTTGTTTTGTGTTGGTGGAGAGGTTTGTGTTTAAAAGAATGGATGGCAGTACTGTGTTGACTTATGATTTTAAGCACACCCACCAGATTAGGTTCAAATGGGAATGA